Proteins encoded together in one Proteiniborus ethanoligenes window:
- a CDS encoding sirohydrochlorin cobaltochelatase gives MGKGIIVASFGTSYKETRRLCIESIENRIRREFSGYQVERGFTSQMVINKLKKRDGIVVNNVTEALQEMEREGITKVFIQSLHIIPGHEYNKLLKQVELFKEKHKHITVHVGAPLLYDSSDYENVVKAIEIKDLKQNEAVVFMGHGTDHMSDRSYSLLEKYFRKEYSEDIFIGTVEGSTTLEHIIPQLIEKKVTKVKLIPFMLVAGDHAINDMAGEQEDSWKSILKKNGFQVEVSLSGLGEDEKIQDIFVLHLKDVINN, from the coding sequence ATGGGAAAAGGAATTATTGTAGCAAGCTTTGGTACTAGTTATAAAGAAACTAGGAGACTATGCATAGAAAGCATAGAAAACAGAATTAGAAGGGAGTTTAGTGGATACCAGGTAGAGAGAGGATTTACTTCTCAGATGGTAATCAATAAACTAAAAAAGCGAGATGGAATTGTAGTAAACAATGTCACAGAAGCCTTACAAGAAATGGAGCGAGAAGGAATAACTAAAGTTTTCATACAGTCTCTTCACATAATACCTGGACATGAATACAATAAGCTATTAAAACAGGTAGAATTATTTAAGGAAAAGCATAAGCATATTACAGTCCATGTAGGAGCTCCATTACTATATGATTCTTCAGATTATGAGAATGTAGTTAAAGCTATTGAAATTAAGGATCTTAAACAAAACGAGGCAGTAGTATTTATGGGACATGGTACTGATCATATGTCTGATAGGAGCTACAGTTTATTGGAGAAATATTTTAGAAAGGAATATTCAGAAGATATATTTATTGGAACTGTAGAAGGCAGCACTACCTTGGAACATATAATACCTCAACTTATAGAGAAAAAAGTGACCAAGGTTAAACTAATACCTTTTATGCTGGTGGCAGGAGATCATGCAATAAATGACATGGCAGGAGAGCAAGAGGATTCGTGGAAAAGCATATTGAAGAAAAATGGATTTCAAGTAGAAGTATCTTTAAGTGGACTAGGTGAAGATGAAAAAATACAAGATATATTTGTATTACATTTAAAGGATGTTATAAACAATTAA
- a CDS encoding ABC transporter substrate-binding protein, translating into MKKSRIISLLLIIVMLTTIFTGCSKGKETENNIPNSASESNNEDVKTDDNEESNEVVSEYGVTINKDNVVFTDAREKEVTIKKNPQRVVCLYNSYLDIWDSCGGEVIGRVEESEEKPVERAMSAEVVGTSGAPSLEKVLALEPDLVIVTNGFKVQAEMVPVFEQNNIQVISLGNDYLEDYYKTVRLFTGITEREDLYEKHINEVKKGVDEIIEKAPKDKNYKTLIIFASSKSITVRNSDSMVGEMLKDLNTINISDTETDPANARVFSMEKIIQEDPDFIFVQTMGSDKEKIMERIKQDVEDNPAWASLTAVKEGKYIVLPKDLYLYKPNARYAEAYEGLAKILYPEVFN; encoded by the coding sequence ATGAAAAAATCAAGAATAATATCACTGTTATTAATAATTGTAATGCTAACTACAATTTTTACCGGATGTAGTAAAGGCAAGGAAACCGAAAATAATATACCCAATAGTGCTAGTGAAAGCAATAATGAAGATGTAAAAACAGATGACAATGAAGAATCGAATGAAGTGGTATCAGAGTATGGAGTAACTATAAATAAAGACAATGTTGTATTTACAGATGCTAGAGAAAAAGAAGTAACTATAAAGAAAAATCCCCAAAGAGTAGTTTGTCTATATAACTCTTATCTTGATATTTGGGATAGTTGTGGTGGAGAAGTAATAGGTAGAGTGGAGGAGTCAGAGGAAAAGCCTGTTGAAAGAGCTATGTCAGCCGAAGTAGTTGGAACTTCAGGTGCTCCAAGTCTCGAAAAAGTATTGGCACTAGAGCCAGATTTAGTTATTGTTACTAATGGATTTAAGGTTCAAGCGGAAATGGTTCCAGTATTTGAACAAAACAACATACAAGTTATTTCCTTAGGCAATGATTACTTAGAAGATTATTATAAAACCGTAAGACTTTTTACAGGAATAACAGAAAGAGAAGACTTATATGAAAAACATATAAATGAAGTTAAAAAAGGTGTAGATGAAATTATAGAAAAGGCACCTAAAGATAAAAACTATAAAACTTTAATTATTTTTGCTTCTTCAAAGAGCATTACAGTTAGAAACTCTGACTCAATGGTAGGAGAAATGCTTAAAGATCTAAACACAATAAATATATCTGATACGGAAACTGATCCAGCAAATGCTAGAGTTTTCAGTATGGAAAAAATAATACAAGAAGACCCAGATTTTATATTTGTACAAACTATGGGAAGTGATAAAGAAAAGATAATGGAAAGAATAAAGCAAGATGTGGAAGACAATCCAGCTTGGGCATCACTTACGGCTGTAAAGGAAGGCAAATATATAGTTTTACCAAAAGACTTATATCTATATAAACCAAATGCAAGATATGCAGAGGCTTATGAGGGATTAGCAAAGATACTCTATCCAGAAGTGTTTAATTAA
- a CDS encoding FecCD family ABC transporter permease: MTNSDTKNEVMKKKFILFIFICISIASFFISIGNGAVNISPKEIINAILFDKSTVNYQIIWNVRLPRTIVAALVGTCLALSGSILQGVMRNPLAGPNIIGVSSGAGLMTLIILILFPDFYYLAPIGAFTGALLATLFIYFLAWKEGVVPTRLILAGVAVSSLLGAGTNALMTFYPNKVAGVIGFMVGGLSATNWKHVYTIFPYATLGIILLLLIPNKLNILMLGDEVATGLGVNVEKTRFVFIIISSLLAGSAVSVVGLLGFVGLIVPHITRLFIGSDYRYLLPAAIFTGSSIVMLCDTVARLLFAPTEIPVGIIMSALGAPFFLYLLRRKGEY, encoded by the coding sequence ATGACTAACAGTGATACAAAAAATGAAGTGATGAAAAAAAAGTTCATTTTATTTATTTTTATATGCATTTCTATAGCTAGCTTTTTTATAAGCATAGGAAATGGGGCTGTAAATATATCACCTAAAGAAATAATAAATGCCATATTATTTGATAAATCTACAGTAAATTATCAAATAATATGGAATGTTAGATTACCTAGGACAATAGTAGCTGCACTTGTTGGTACATGTCTAGCTTTATCAGGATCTATTTTGCAGGGAGTTATGAGAAATCCTTTAGCAGGTCCTAATATTATAGGAGTTTCATCTGGAGCAGGGCTTATGACTTTAATTATCCTAATCCTTTTCCCAGATTTTTATTATCTTGCACCTATAGGAGCATTTACAGGAGCATTGTTAGCCACTTTGTTTATATACTTTTTAGCATGGAAGGAAGGCGTAGTTCCCACTCGATTAATTCTAGCAGGAGTAGCAGTATCTTCTCTTTTAGGTGCGGGAACTAATGCATTAATGACATTTTATCCAAACAAAGTAGCAGGGGTTATAGGATTTATGGTCGGTGGACTATCAGCAACTAATTGGAAGCATGTGTATACTATATTCCCATATGCAACATTAGGTATAATTTTACTTTTATTAATACCAAATAAATTGAACATATTAATGCTGGGAGATGAAGTTGCAACAGGACTTGGAGTAAATGTAGAGAAGACTAGATTTGTTTTTATTATTATTTCCTCCTTATTAGCAGGTAGTGCTGTTAGTGTTGTTGGACTTTTAGGCTTTGTAGGGCTAATAGTGCCACATATTACTAGATTATTTATTGGCTCAGATTATAGATACTTACTACCAGCAGCTATTTTCACAGGTTCAAGTATAGTTATGCTCTGTGATACTGTTGCGAGGTTGTTATTTGCCCCTACAGAAATACCTGTAGGAATTATTATGTCAGCTTTAGGAGCGCCATTTTTCTTGTATTTACTTAGAAGAAAGGGAGAATATTAA
- a CDS encoding ABC transporter ATP-binding protein → MEMRIENISVNYGEKRAIRNANFDINTGQIVTIIGPNGSGKSTLVKAMSRCIKPTEGNIYLEGINIKNINTKIIAQKMAILPQVKNVSSDISVEELVSYGRYPHLKFSKRLGKEDIEIVDWALEKTGLIHLRKRFVATLSGGERQRAWIAMSLAQKPKILLLDEPTTFLDISYQVEVLELVKELNQTLGLTVVMVLHDLNQAARYSDKILVIKNGELCEIGKPDKIIKEKLLKDIFKINADIYEDKINNCPYFIPRKKVT, encoded by the coding sequence ATGGAAATGAGAATTGAAAACATAAGCGTAAATTATGGAGAGAAAAGGGCTATTAGAAATGCCAATTTTGACATAAATACTGGACAAATAGTAACTATCATAGGTCCTAATGGTTCAGGAAAATCAACTTTGGTTAAGGCAATGAGCAGATGTATAAAGCCTACAGAAGGTAATATTTATCTAGAAGGCATAAATATAAAAAATATAAACACTAAAATTATAGCACAAAAGATGGCTATATTACCTCAAGTAAAAAATGTATCTTCAGATATTTCTGTAGAAGAACTAGTATCTTATGGTAGATATCCTCATTTAAAGTTTAGTAAGAGACTGGGAAAAGAAGATATTGAAATAGTAGATTGGGCCTTAGAAAAAACAGGGCTTATTCATTTAAGAAAAAGATTTGTAGCAACACTTTCTGGTGGGGAAAGACAGAGGGCATGGATAGCTATGTCATTAGCACAAAAACCAAAAATACTTCTATTAGATGAACCTACTACTTTTCTTGATATATCTTATCAAGTAGAAGTTTTAGAACTAGTAAAAGAATTAAATCAAACTTTAGGCTTAACTGTAGTTATGGTTTTACATGATTTGAATCAAGCTGCCAGGTATTCAGACAAGATATTAGTTATAAAAAATGGTGAGCTTTGTGAAATAGGAAAGCCAGACAAAATAATAAAAGAAAAATTATTGAAAGATATTTTTAAAATAAATGCAGATATATATGAAGACAAGATAAATAACTGCCCCTATTTTATACCAAGAAAAAAAGTTACTTAA
- a CDS encoding ABC transporter ATP-binding protein encodes MIQIENVTKMFDDFVAVNNVSLNIAKGDFIGLLGPNGAGKTTIIKMLTGLLKPTCGSIYINGEKMSRDNKKAKEILGIVPQYTNLDKELTAYENLVFAAKLFRVGDYKNKTMELLKFMELENYKDRKAMNLSGGMARRLMIAKALINDPEIIFLDEPTVGIDLNGRRKIWDILKTMKTMGKTILLTTHYIEEADYLCNKVCLIDKGKIIDNDTPDNLKKELGIYTMEYFDEEMKTKYKFFKNKEEAIKYSNKIMSLNYTLRETTLEDVFYNFTNRKVI; translated from the coding sequence ATGATACAGATTGAAAATGTTACCAAAATGTTTGATGATTTTGTTGCTGTAAACAATGTAAGTTTAAATATAGCTAAAGGAGACTTCATAGGACTTCTAGGACCAAATGGAGCTGGGAAAACTACTATTATAAAAATGCTTACAGGCTTGTTAAAGCCAACATGTGGGAGCATATATATAAATGGTGAAAAAATGTCCCGGGATAATAAAAAAGCAAAAGAAATATTAGGAATAGTTCCTCAATATACTAATCTAGATAAAGAGCTGACAGCATATGAAAATTTAGTTTTTGCAGCAAAGCTTTTTAGGGTTGGGGACTACAAAAATAAAACAATGGAGCTTCTTAAATTTATGGAGTTAGAAAATTATAAAGACAGAAAGGCAATGAATCTATCAGGCGGAATGGCTAGACGATTGATGATAGCAAAAGCATTAATAAACGATCCAGAAATCATATTTCTGGACGAGCCTACTGTAGGAATAGATTTAAATGGTAGGAGAAAAATATGGGATATTTTGAAAACAATGAAAACCATGGGGAAAACTATACTATTAACAACCCACTATATTGAGGAAGCCGATTATCTATGCAATAAGGTATGTTTAATAGATAAAGGAAAAATAATAGACAATGATACTCCTGACAATCTTAAGAAGGAACTAGGAATTTATACTATGGAATATTTTGATGAAGAAATGAAAACCAAGTATAAATTTTTCAAAAATAAAGAGGAAGCAATAAAATACTCAAATAAAATTATGAGTTTAAATTATACACTCAGGGAAACTACATTAGAAGATGTATTTTATAACTTTACAAATAGGAAGGTAATATAA
- a CDS encoding ABC transporter permease, producing MEVFTVMWREFIFFKRRIGKITSTAIMTPILYLIAFGWGLGRDVIIEGSSYMHFIIPGIIALSTMNTSFNAVAMRINISKLHEKSFEYYLTSPVRMPLMALGHILSGALRGMYAATLIILVSYLFGIKINIDSYFILICFLNSFLFSAFGYGAALSIDSHYDMNRFTTYIMTPMSFLCGTFFSLNNLPLMIKKIISVLPLSHASISLRNIVLKGEFDYKSIIVLFTYSIIFYCFGVYMSFREMK from the coding sequence ATGGAAGTATTTACTGTAATGTGGAGAGAATTTATTTTTTTTAAAAGGAGAATTGGAAAGATTACCTCTACTGCTATAATGACACCTATCTTATATCTTATAGCCTTTGGCTGGGGGCTAGGAAGAGATGTAATCATAGAAGGCTCTAGTTATATGCACTTTATAATACCAGGAATTATAGCCCTTTCTACCATGAACACTAGCTTTAACGCAGTAGCTATGAGAATAAATATATCTAAACTGCATGAAAAAAGCTTCGAATACTATTTAACCTCTCCTGTTAGAATGCCATTGATGGCATTAGGTCATATACTATCAGGAGCCTTAAGAGGTATGTATGCAGCCACACTTATTATCCTTGTATCTTATCTTTTCGGAATCAAGATAAATATAGATAGTTATTTTATATTAATTTGCTTTTTAAATAGCTTTTTATTCTCTGCTTTTGGATATGGAGCAGCACTATCAATAGATAGTCACTATGATATGAATAGGTTTACTACCTATATAATGACACCTATGTCTTTTTTATGTGGAACCTTTTTCTCTTTAAACAATCTCCCTTTAATGATAAAGAAAATAATAAGTGTTTTGCCTCTTTCTCATGCATCTATTTCATTAAGAAACATTGTTTTAAAAGGTGAGTTTGACTATAAATCCATTATTGTATTATTTACATATTCTATAATCTTTTATTGCTTTGGAGTTTACATGAGTTTTAGAGAAATGAAGTAG
- a CDS encoding ATP-binding protein produces MHTENNTNYPFTAIVGQESMKKALILNIINPSIGGVLVRGEKGTGKSTAVRAIVDILPSRGEIKDCIFSCDPLDLSRMCEECKEKTVNNENINIKEGKMKVIELPINATEDRVAGTLDIQTAIKKGEKKFEAGILAFANRNILYIDEVNLLDDHIVDMLLDAAAMGINNIEREGISYSHPSRFILVGTMNPEEGDIRPQLIDRFGLVVDVIGERDNKNRIEVIKRRIEFEKNPKTFIKSYEEENNKLAEKISKAKNLLEQVNYDDSILESTVKLCIKLGLDGHRGDITAIKTAITIAAFEGRTFVTRNDLVQALKLVIPHRMRKMPFEEGNIDIKNIYELLES; encoded by the coding sequence TTGCATACAGAAAACAATACAAATTATCCCTTTACTGCAATAGTAGGTCAGGAAAGTATGAAAAAAGCCTTGATTCTTAATATAATTAACCCTTCAATTGGAGGGGTTCTTGTTAGAGGCGAAAAAGGAACCGGAAAGTCTACAGCAGTTAGGGCTATTGTAGATATTTTGCCTAGTAGAGGAGAAATAAAGGATTGCATATTTAGCTGCGACCCATTAGATTTGAGCAGAATGTGTGAAGAATGTAAGGAAAAAACAGTTAACAATGAAAATATTAATATAAAAGAAGGAAAAATGAAAGTAATAGAATTGCCTATTAATGCAACAGAAGATAGGGTAGCAGGAACACTAGACATACAGACTGCAATAAAAAAAGGCGAGAAAAAATTTGAGGCTGGAATACTTGCATTCGCTAATAGAAATATTCTCTATATAGATGAGGTAAATCTATTAGATGACCATATAGTAGATATGTTACTAGATGCTGCAGCCATGGGAATAAATAATATTGAAAGAGAGGGTATATCCTATTCTCATCCCTCAAGATTTATTTTAGTAGGCACAATGAACCCTGAAGAAGGAGATATAAGACCACAGCTTATAGATAGATTTGGCTTAGTTGTAGATGTAATTGGTGAAAGAGACAATAAAAATAGAATCGAAGTAATAAAGAGACGTATAGAGTTTGAAAAAAATCCAAAAACTTTCATTAAAAGTTATGAAGAAGAAAATAATAAACTTGCAGAAAAAATAAGTAAAGCTAAAAATTTATTAGAACAAGTTAATTATGATGATTCTATACTAGAGTCTACAGTTAAGCTTTGTATAAAGCTTGGATTAGATGGACATAGAGGAGATATAACTGCTATTAAAACAGCCATTACTATTGCAGCCTTTGAGGGAAGAACATTTGTCACTAGAAATGATTTAGTCCAGGCATTAAAGCTTGTTATACCTCATAGAATGAGAAAAATGCCATTTGAAGAGGGAAACATAGATATTAAAAATATTTATGAACTACTAGAAAGCTAA
- a CDS encoding VWA domain-containing protein encodes MSKCIYPFPAIVGQEKLKRAILLNLVNPRIGGVLISGEKGTGKSTIVRSIPSISSSVKVIELPLNITEDRLIGGIDIEKAIIFGRKELEEGILKKADSNILYMDEVNLLSDSIMNTVLEVASSGFNIIEREGISYKHRSKFVPIGTMNPEEGSIKPLFLDKFGLFVSVKGDTNFQNRIEIIKRRIQYEEDKMSFYQQWLGECEELNNKIEKAKTILSQITISEELLNIIADTLNAFACEGNRTEVIVVETVKAIVAIDNRIEGNIDDIKEAFSYVLPHRMRKKPKDKENTNNNGDNQENQNNNEHSNDKNNEMEDSESHVENMTSDFDSKDVKDSLSDIEVIENIGNTFKAKNMYFKNKDNRFRKGSGRRSLSKTESKQGRYIRYRSKNKEIRDISLDGTLRAAAPYQKFREKNGVAIAIKNRDLREKIREKPTGVTIFFLVDASGSISVRKRMEAVKGAIMSLLTDAYEKRDKVSLIAFRKESSEILLQTTRSVELAKKHLSELPSGGKTPLSAGMDKAYNYIKSQWIKDTDMIPLLVLISDGRANVSLTGEDPLVECNEIADKIRKKEIKSLVIDTENGFFKFGTLKELSRRMGATYLSIEDLSDKSIYNSVKNLTISN; translated from the coding sequence TTGAGTAAATGCATATATCCTTTTCCTGCAATAGTAGGTCAAGAAAAATTGAAAAGGGCTATATTATTAAACCTTGTGAATCCTAGAATTGGTGGAGTGCTCATAAGTGGTGAAAAAGGAACAGGGAAAAGCACTATTGTCAGATCTATACCTTCCATATCAAGCTCTGTTAAAGTAATAGAGTTACCACTTAATATTACAGAAGATAGGTTAATAGGTGGCATTGATATAGAAAAAGCCATTATATTTGGTAGAAAAGAACTCGAAGAAGGCATACTTAAAAAGGCAGATAGCAATATACTATATATGGACGAAGTGAATCTACTAAGTGATAGTATTATGAATACTGTATTGGAAGTAGCATCTTCGGGATTCAATATTATTGAAAGAGAAGGAATATCTTATAAACATAGGTCTAAATTTGTACCTATAGGTACAATGAATCCAGAGGAAGGTAGTATAAAGCCTTTATTTTTGGACAAGTTTGGGCTTTTTGTATCTGTAAAAGGAGATACTAATTTTCAAAATAGAATAGAAATTATAAAAAGAAGAATACAGTATGAAGAAGATAAAATGAGTTTTTATCAGCAATGGCTAGGTGAATGTGAAGAATTAAATAATAAAATAGAAAAAGCGAAAACTATTTTAAGTCAAATTACTATATCGGAAGAATTATTAAATATAATAGCCGATACACTGAATGCTTTTGCCTGTGAAGGGAATAGAACAGAAGTAATAGTTGTAGAAACTGTAAAGGCAATAGTTGCAATAGATAATAGAATAGAAGGAAATATAGATGATATAAAAGAAGCCTTTAGCTATGTACTGCCACATAGAATGAGAAAAAAACCAAAGGACAAAGAAAACACCAACAATAATGGGGACAATCAAGAAAATCAAAATAATAATGAGCATAGTAATGATAAAAACAATGAGATGGAAGATAGTGAAAGTCATGTAGAAAACATGACAAGTGACTTTGATAGCAAAGATGTAAAAGATTCACTATCAGATATAGAAGTTATAGAGAATATAGGGAATACTTTTAAAGCTAAAAATATGTATTTTAAAAATAAGGATAATAGATTTAGAAAGGGCTCTGGTAGAAGGAGCTTATCTAAAACCGAATCAAAGCAAGGAAGATATATAAGATACAGATCTAAAAACAAAGAAATAAGAGATATATCATTAGATGGAACACTAAGAGCAGCAGCTCCTTATCAAAAATTTAGAGAAAAAAATGGAGTGGCCATAGCCATAAAAAATAGGGATTTAAGAGAGAAAATACGAGAAAAACCAACAGGAGTGACTATATTTTTCCTAGTAGATGCTAGTGGCTCTATTTCAGTAAGAAAGAGAATGGAGGCAGTAAAAGGAGCTATAATGTCATTGCTAACAGATGCTTATGAAAAAAGAGACAAGGTTTCTCTAATAGCCTTTAGAAAAGAATCATCAGAAATTTTATTACAGACTACTAGAAGCGTAGAATTAGCAAAAAAACATTTAAGTGAATTACCTTCAGGTGGCAAAACACCTCTTTCTGCAGGAATGGATAAGGCCTATAACTACATTAAAAGCCAATGGATTAAAGATACAGATATGATACCACTATTAGTTCTAATATCAGATGGGAGAGCAAACGTATCTTTAACAGGAGAAGACCCCTTAGTAGAATGTAATGAAATTGCTGATAAAATTAGAAAAAAAGAAATAAAATCCTTAGTAATAGATACAGAAAATGGATTCTTTAAATTTGGAACATTAAAAGAGCTTTCTAGAAGAATGGGAGCAACTTATTTAAGTATAGAAGATTTAAGTGATAAATCCATATATAATTCTGTAAAGAATTTGACAATCTCTAACTAG